In the genome of Raphanus sativus cultivar WK10039 chromosome 4, ASM80110v3, whole genome shotgun sequence, one region contains:
- the LOC130511755 gene encoding uncharacterized protein LOC130511755 yields MSLFASFFGCFVPKSGSKISSIDGSTSNSKVMSLEKPKRKSDSSRAPIIVSYFPVGSNLSRL; encoded by the coding sequence ATGTCTCTCTTCGCGTCCTTCTTTGGCTGCTTCGTTCCAAAATCCGGCTCAAAGATTAGCTCAATCGATGGTAGTACTAGTAACTCAAAAGTCATGTCTCTGgagaaaccaaaaagaaaatctgATTCTTCAAGAGCTCCGATTATAGTGTCTTATTTCCCAGTAGGTTCGAATCTTTCCCGTTTGTAA
- the LOC130511754 gene encoding high mobility group B protein 4-like, with protein sequence MKGGETKAQAKSTDERLKTRGKKAGKKVKDPNKPKRPPSAFFVFLEGFRKEFNVANPNNKSVGAVGKAAGAKWKSMTADDKAPYVEKAETKKTEYAKTMQKYNMKLANGTSTAGDDDSDKSKSEVNDENDAASDEEEDDD encoded by the exons ATGAAAGGTGGTGAAACCAAGGCTCAAGCGAAGAGCACCGACGAGAG ATTGAAAACGAGAGGGAAGAAAGCGGGGAAGAAAGTGAAGGATCCAAACAAGCCAAAGAGGCCACCAAGTGCTTTCTTCGTCTTCCT GGAGGGATTCCGGAAGGAGTTCAATGTAGCTAACCCTAACAACAAATCCGTCGGAGCT GTTGGTAAAGCTGCTGGAGCCAAATGGAAATCCATGACTGCTGAT GATAAAGCTCCTTATGTAGAAAAGGCTGAGACCAAAAAGACTGAATACGCCAAGACTATGCAAAAATACAACATGAAATTG GCTAATGGAACGAGTACAGCTGGAGATGATGACTCTGACAAGTCCAAGTCTGAAGTCAACGATGAGAATGATGCTGCTAGTGATGag gaggaagatgatgattaA